One Paenarthrobacter aurescens TC1 DNA window includes the following coding sequences:
- a CDS encoding putative sugar ABC transporter, ATP-binding protein (identified by match to protein family HMM PF00005) codes for MNVPILQMRGITKTFPGVKALQDVTLDVNRGEVHAICGENGAGKSTLMKVLSGVYAHNTFDGDILFENEPCEFSSITDSEKRGIVIIHQELALSPYLSIAENIYLGNELARNGWVDWRKTNLEAAKLLARVGLSENPVTPIQHISVGKQQLVEIAKALSKEVKLLILDEPTAALNDEDSDHLLDLILHLKGQGVTSIIISHKLNEIRKVADAVTIIRDGKSIETLRLDQGQITQERIIRGMVGRDLESLYPDRTPNIGEEVLRIEDWTVQHPQDHSRTVVNNASLNVRKGEVVGLAGLMGAGRTELAMSVFGRTYGRAVSGKVYKYGQEINTSTVSDAIDHGIAYATEDRKHYGLNLIEDIKRNVSMAALTKLAKRGWVDGNKETTVANHYRKSMNIKAPSVAAITGKLSGGNQQKVVLSKWMFSDPDVLILDEPTRGIDVGAKYEIYTIIAELAAAGKAVIVISSELPELLGICDRIYTLSAGHITGEVPIAEATQETLMHFMTQEKE; via the coding sequence ATGAACGTACCCATTCTTCAAATGCGAGGAATCACCAAGACCTTCCCCGGTGTAAAAGCCCTTCAGGACGTCACCCTGGACGTCAACCGAGGTGAGGTTCACGCCATTTGTGGTGAGAACGGAGCCGGGAAATCCACCCTCATGAAGGTGTTGTCCGGCGTCTACGCGCACAACACCTTCGACGGCGACATTCTGTTCGAGAATGAACCCTGCGAATTTTCCAGCATCACGGACAGCGAGAAGCGCGGCATCGTGATCATCCACCAGGAACTGGCCCTGAGCCCGTACCTGTCGATTGCCGAGAACATCTACCTGGGCAATGAGCTTGCCAGGAACGGCTGGGTGGACTGGCGGAAGACCAACCTGGAAGCCGCCAAACTGCTGGCCCGGGTGGGTCTCAGCGAGAATCCCGTAACGCCCATCCAGCACATCAGTGTGGGCAAGCAGCAGTTGGTGGAGATCGCGAAAGCGCTCTCCAAGGAGGTGAAGCTGCTCATCCTCGATGAGCCCACGGCGGCGCTGAACGACGAAGACTCGGACCACCTGCTGGACCTCATCCTGCACCTCAAGGGCCAGGGCGTCACCAGCATCATCATCAGCCACAAACTCAACGAGATCCGCAAAGTGGCCGACGCCGTCACCATCATCCGCGATGGCAAGTCCATTGAGACCCTGCGTTTGGACCAGGGACAGATCACCCAGGAACGCATCATCCGCGGCATGGTTGGTCGCGACCTCGAAAGCCTCTATCCGGACCGGACGCCCAACATCGGCGAGGAAGTCCTCCGGATCGAGGACTGGACCGTCCAGCACCCGCAGGACCATTCACGGACCGTAGTGAACAACGCCAGCCTGAACGTGCGCAAGGGTGAAGTGGTAGGCCTTGCCGGGCTCATGGGTGCCGGCCGGACCGAGCTGGCCATGAGCGTCTTCGGCCGCACGTACGGGCGGGCGGTTTCGGGCAAGGTCTACAAGTACGGCCAGGAAATCAACACGTCCACGGTTTCCGACGCAATCGACCATGGAATTGCCTACGCCACCGAAGACCGCAAGCACTACGGCCTGAACCTGATCGAGGACATCAAGCGGAACGTCTCCATGGCAGCACTGACCAAGCTGGCCAAACGAGGCTGGGTGGACGGCAACAAAGAGACCACCGTTGCCAACCATTACCGGAAGAGCATGAACATCAAGGCTCCCTCCGTTGCCGCCATCACCGGCAAGCTCTCGGGCGGAAACCAGCAAAAGGTGGTGCTGAGCAAATGGATGTTCTCGGACCCCGACGTGCTGATCCTGGACGAGCCAACCCGGGGAATCGACGTCGGCGCCAAGTATGAGATTTACACGATCATTGCGGAGCTCGCAGCGGCGGGGAAAGCCGTCATTGTGATCTCCTCTGAGCTTCCGGAGCTCCTGGGCATTTGCGACAGGATCTACACGCTGTCCGCGGGCCACATCACCGGCGAAGTCCCCATCGCCGAAGCCACCCAGGAAACCCTCATGCACTTCATGACTCAAGAGAAGGAATAG
- a CDS encoding putative transcriptional regulator, lacI family (identified by match to protein family HMM PF00356; match to protein family HMM PF00532), whose product MGDVAKMAGVSHQTVSRVLNNHPNVSHQTKQRVESAIEVLGYRRNTAARSLVTRRSRTIGVLACETGQFGPANTLLGVEQAGREAGYFVSIANLREVTDHSVNDAMAHFRNQSVDGIVILVPHPDVLAVLRDVSFPVPIVAVGAGAGNQLTGASLNQRMGARLAVDHLIGLGHRRIAHISGPPHWIDAAERIKGWQESLETTGLSADVLLRGGWDAASGYRAGLELIQRHTVTAVFVANDQMAVGVLRAVQEAGLHVPDDISVVGYDDQPEAEFFMPPLTTIKQDFEELGRRCMEAVLQQLGGDGGTGDQIVNPRLVIRATTAAPLN is encoded by the coding sequence ATGGGAGACGTGGCAAAGATGGCAGGAGTCTCGCACCAAACCGTTTCCCGCGTCCTGAACAACCATCCGAACGTCAGTCACCAGACCAAGCAGCGCGTGGAATCGGCCATTGAAGTACTGGGTTACCGCCGCAACACCGCGGCCCGCAGCTTGGTCACCCGGCGGTCCCGGACCATCGGCGTGCTTGCCTGCGAGACGGGCCAGTTTGGACCCGCGAACACCCTTCTGGGCGTGGAGCAAGCCGGCCGGGAAGCAGGGTACTTCGTCAGCATTGCCAACCTCCGCGAAGTGACCGACCACAGTGTCAACGATGCCATGGCGCATTTCCGGAACCAGTCCGTTGACGGGATCGTCATCCTGGTTCCACACCCGGATGTTCTTGCCGTCCTGCGCGATGTTTCCTTTCCCGTGCCGATCGTGGCTGTCGGGGCCGGCGCGGGCAACCAGTTGACCGGTGCCTCCCTGAATCAGCGAATGGGCGCCCGCCTGGCTGTGGACCATCTGATCGGCTTGGGGCACCGGCGCATTGCACACATCTCGGGACCACCGCACTGGATCGACGCCGCCGAGCGCATTAAGGGATGGCAGGAATCACTGGAAACAACCGGGCTGAGCGCCGATGTCCTGTTGCGGGGTGGCTGGGATGCGGCCTCCGGTTACCGCGCCGGGCTTGAGCTCATACAGCGCCACACCGTCACGGCCGTGTTCGTCGCCAACGACCAAATGGCGGTGGGCGTGCTCCGCGCTGTCCAGGAAGCCGGCCTGCACGTGCCGGACGACATCAGCGTGGTGGGCTACGACGACCAACCCGAGGCTGAATTCTTCATGCCGCCGCTGACCACCATCAAACAGGACTTTGAGGAACTCGGCCGCCGATGCATGGAAGCGGTGCTGCAACAGTTGGGCGGAGACGGAGGAACCGGCGATCAGATCGTCAATCCCCGCTTGGTGATCCGTGCCACCACGGCGGCCCCACTAAACTAG
- the aroK gene encoding shikimate kinase (identified by match to protein family HMM PF01202; match to protein family HMM TIGR01313) — MGVAGCGKSTVGAALAERLGAEFLDGDSLHPQANIDKMASGTPLNDDDRAPWLAEIGRRFPASSTALVIACSALKRSYRDIIRSADPSVVFVHLHGTRELLNARMTARPGHFMPASLLDSQLATLEPLQSDEVGIVVDISKPVEDMVNQIAVALTGALL, encoded by the coding sequence ATGGGCGTGGCCGGCTGCGGCAAAAGCACCGTCGGTGCAGCCCTCGCCGAGCGCCTGGGTGCTGAATTTCTCGACGGCGATTCGCTGCACCCGCAGGCGAACATCGACAAGATGGCCTCCGGTACTCCGCTGAACGACGACGACCGCGCGCCTTGGCTGGCCGAAATCGGAAGGCGATTCCCGGCGTCGAGCACTGCTCTTGTCATCGCGTGCAGCGCGCTCAAGCGCTCCTACCGGGACATCATCCGCAGCGCTGATCCGTCTGTGGTGTTCGTGCACCTGCATGGGACCCGCGAGTTGCTGAACGCGCGCATGACAGCCCGGCCCGGACACTTCATGCCTGCCTCGCTGCTGGATTCGCAACTGGCAACCCTGGAGCCGTTGCAGTCCGACGAAGTCGGGATCGTCGTGGACATCTCCAAGCCAGTGGAGGACATGGTGAACCAAATAGCTGTGGCCCTCACTGGAGCCCTGCTCTAG
- a CDS encoding putative sugar ABC transporter, permease protein (identified by match to protein family HMM PF02653), producing the protein MRQDLHAVRGPHHRRSPHRRSHPGNPHALHDSREGIANMSALRESLGFLTSRLRQVGIFVALILIVILFQVLTDGILLQPQNVTNLVVQNSYILILAIGMVMVIIAGHIDLSVGSIAGFIGAVAGVMIVHWGWAWWLAIPACLLVGALVGAWQGYWIAYVGIPAFIVTLAGMLIFRGLTLITLKNQQITPFPNELRALGGGFLPDISGGTSVLEWLTVILGVGGTAAILFQAIKERRVRRKFNLENEPMAWFAVKNGFIAVLMLIITFLLASYRGTPIVLIVLAVLVIVYSALMNNSIFGRHTYAIGGNLHAAELSGIKTKKVTFRLFVNMGVLAALAGLVFTARLNSAQPAGGTGFELDSIAAAFIGGAAVQGGIGTVAGAMIGGLIMGVLNNGMSILGLGTDYQQLIKGLVLLLAVGFDIFNKNRTGSGGGSSVGRRFKWKTTPPATETSTPAKPEPVVVDAK; encoded by the coding sequence TTGCGACAGGATCTACACGCTGTCCGCGGGCCACATCACCGGCGAAGTCCCCATCGCCGAAGCCACCCAGGAAACCCTCATGCACTTCATGACTCAAGAGAAGGAATAGCGAACATGTCCGCCCTACGAGAATCCCTTGGCTTCCTCACAAGCCGCCTTCGCCAGGTTGGCATCTTCGTCGCCCTGATCCTGATCGTCATCCTCTTCCAGGTCCTGACCGACGGCATCCTGCTCCAGCCGCAGAACGTCACCAACCTGGTAGTCCAGAACAGTTACATCCTGATCCTCGCCATCGGCATGGTGATGGTCATCATCGCCGGGCACATCGACCTCTCCGTTGGCTCCATCGCAGGCTTCATCGGCGCCGTGGCGGGCGTGATGATCGTGCACTGGGGCTGGGCTTGGTGGCTCGCCATCCCCGCCTGCCTCCTGGTGGGTGCGCTGGTGGGTGCGTGGCAAGGCTACTGGATTGCCTATGTGGGCATCCCCGCCTTCATCGTCACCCTCGCAGGCATGTTGATCTTCCGCGGCCTGACCCTCATCACCCTGAAGAACCAGCAAATCACCCCGTTCCCGAACGAGTTGCGCGCCCTCGGTGGCGGCTTCCTGCCCGACATCTCCGGCGGCACCTCCGTGCTGGAATGGCTGACGGTCATCCTCGGCGTGGGCGGCACGGCTGCCATTCTGTTCCAAGCCATCAAGGAACGCCGGGTTCGCCGCAAGTTCAACCTGGAGAATGAACCGATGGCCTGGTTTGCCGTCAAGAACGGGTTCATCGCCGTCCTGATGCTCATCATCACGTTCCTCCTGGCCAGCTACCGTGGCACCCCGATTGTCCTGATCGTCCTGGCTGTCCTGGTGATCGTCTACTCGGCACTGATGAACAACAGCATCTTCGGACGCCACACGTACGCGATCGGCGGCAACCTCCACGCAGCCGAACTTTCGGGCATCAAGACCAAAAAGGTCACCTTCCGCCTCTTCGTCAACATGGGTGTCCTCGCCGCCTTGGCCGGGCTGGTCTTTACGGCTCGCTTGAACTCCGCACAGCCCGCAGGCGGTACCGGCTTCGAACTCGACTCCATCGCTGCGGCCTTCATCGGTGGTGCGGCAGTCCAGGGCGGCATCGGCACGGTGGCCGGCGCCATGATCGGCGGCCTGATCATGGGCGTCCTCAACAACGGCATGTCCATCCTTGGCCTGGGCACCGATTACCAGCAGCTCATCAAGGGCCTGGTGCTTCTGCTCGCCGTCGGCTTCGACATCTTCAACAAGAACCGCACCGGATCCGGTGGGGGTTCGTCCGTCGGCCGCCGGTTCAAGTGGAAGACCACGCCGCCGGCAACTGAAACGTCCACCCCAGCGAAGCCAGAGCCCGTCGTCGTTGACGCGAAATAG
- a CDS encoding putative sugar ABC transporter (identified by match to protein family HMM PF00532) has protein sequence MRLKKLLGAVAVVLTLTVGATGCGSRGGTAESTSSANPSDSLVGISMPTQTSERWIADGANVEKSLKDLGYKTDLQFANDDIPTQVSQIENMLTKGAKALIIAAIDGTTLTDVLAKAKEQNVKVIAYDRLINGTPNVDYYTTFDNYTVGVQQATSLLTGLGLVDASGKKVEGKGPFNVELFAGSPDDNNANFFWTGAMDTLKPYLDAGTLKVPSGQTKFEQAAILRWQAPVAQKRMEDILTSAYSSGTKLDGVLSPYDGLSIGIISALTSTGGYSTGKLPVVTGQDAEKGSVKSIIAGEQYSTIFKDTRQLGAQAVKMVDAVLKGSEPETNDTKTYNNKVKVVPAYLLKSVIITKDNYKKELIDSGYYTEADVK, from the coding sequence GTGAGATTGAAGAAACTCCTGGGCGCCGTAGCGGTTGTCCTAACCTTGACTGTCGGAGCCACGGGCTGCGGTAGCCGCGGGGGCACGGCCGAGTCCACCAGCAGTGCAAATCCCAGCGATTCACTGGTTGGCATCTCGATGCCCACCCAGACGTCCGAGCGCTGGATCGCTGACGGAGCCAACGTTGAGAAGTCCCTGAAGGACCTTGGCTACAAAACGGACCTCCAGTTCGCCAACGATGACATTCCCACGCAGGTTTCCCAGATTGAGAACATGCTGACGAAGGGTGCCAAGGCGCTCATCATTGCAGCGATTGATGGCACCACGCTGACCGACGTCCTGGCCAAGGCCAAGGAACAGAACGTCAAGGTCATCGCCTACGACCGCCTCATCAATGGAACGCCGAACGTGGACTACTACACCACGTTCGACAACTACACCGTGGGTGTCCAGCAGGCCACGTCGCTGCTGACGGGTCTGGGACTCGTTGATGCCAGCGGCAAGAAGGTAGAGGGCAAGGGCCCGTTCAACGTCGAATTGTTCGCGGGCAGCCCGGACGACAACAACGCCAACTTCTTCTGGACCGGCGCAATGGATACCCTCAAGCCGTACCTGGATGCAGGCACCTTGAAGGTCCCCAGCGGCCAGACCAAGTTCGAGCAGGCAGCCATCCTCCGCTGGCAGGCACCCGTTGCCCAGAAGCGCATGGAAGACATCCTCACCTCCGCTTACAGCTCCGGCACCAAGCTCGACGGCGTGCTGTCCCCGTATGACGGCCTGTCCATCGGCATCATTTCCGCTCTGACCAGCACTGGCGGCTACTCCACCGGCAAGCTCCCTGTAGTGACCGGCCAGGACGCCGAAAAGGGTTCCGTGAAGTCCATCATCGCCGGCGAGCAGTACTCCACCATCTTCAAGGACACCCGCCAGCTCGGCGCCCAGGCCGTGAAGATGGTAGACGCCGTACTCAAGGGCAGTGAGCCCGAAACCAACGACACCAAGACCTACAACAACAAGGTCAAGGTTGTTCCGGCATACCTTCTGAAGTCCGTCATCATCACCAAGGACAACTACAAGAAGGAACTCATCGACTCGGGCTACTACACCGAGGCCGACGTCAAGTAA